Within Pseudomonas sp. LBUM920, the genomic segment GGTCAGTCGTCCTTAATTGTTATTGGCTGGACAGAATCAATAGTGAGAGGGTTTCGTGACACAAACATGACAGCGCAAGCCTCGTTCGAGCAAGTAGACATTAGCCATAATCATGTGCGATTACGCCTCGAGCATTGTCCTCACAGCGACCTTTGCAGGGTAAATCCGGACCTTTGAGGCAAAAAAAAGGCCCCGCGGGTAAGCGGGGCCTGATCCTGTGATGTCAATTGCGTGTTACCAGCCGCGGCCGTAATAGCCATGGGGAGGGCCGTAGTAACCACGTGGTGGGCCGTAATAAACCGGCGCCGGGCGATAATAAACCTGCTGTTGCACATACACCGGTGGTGGCGGCGCGTAGTAGACCGGAGGAGGCGCGGCATATACCGGTTGCGGCTGAACGTAGACCGGTTGCTGCACGTAGACCGGCTGGGATTGGCTGGCAACCACCGAGCCGACAACGGCTGCGCCGACTAAAGCACCCAACACGGCCGGGCCACCCCAACCACCACCGTGGGCGGAGGCTTGGCCTGCCATAGCGAGTGCGCCGATAAGCAAGGCGATTTTGGGGATTTTACGAATCATGGTCATTCCTCGGTTAGCCCCTGCGCTTGTGGTCTGCAATCAATAGACTCAAGGATTGTCGCGGGGATACTTTTAAGACAACGTATTTCTGAAAAACAGCACAGCCGATAGGTAAAGGTTGTGTAAGGTCTGTACCCAATTGCTTACTCAAAGGAGTTTTCCATGCAGATGCACCCCAACAAGGACACCCAGCTGTGTATGTCATTGTCGGCGCGCCCCGGGAATTTTGGCTTGCGTTTCCATAACCATCTGTATGAACAGTTGGGTCTGAACTTCTACTATAAAGCCTTCAGCAGCCAGGATTTACCCGGCGCGATCGGCGGTATACGCGCACTGGGCGTTCGCGGTTGCGGCGTTTCCATGCCATTCAAGGAAGCCAGCATTGCGTTGGTCGATGAGCTGGACGACTCGGTCAAGGCCATTGCCTCCCTCAACACCATCGTCAACACCAACGGCCATCTCAAGGCCTACAACACCGACTACATCGCCGTCGAGCAACTGCTGAAAAAGCACGCGGTACCGAAGCAATCCACCTTTGCCCTGCGCGGCAGCGGCGGAATGGCCAAGGCCGTGGCCAGTGCCTTGCGCGACGGTGGTTACGCCCATGGCGTGATTGTGGCGCGTAACGAAGTGGCCGGTCGGGCCTTGGCGCACAGCCTGGGCTACGAATGGCAGGCAGAGCTGGGGGACTTGCGCCCGCAGATGTTGGTCAACGTGACACCGATCGGCATGACCGGTGGGGCAGAGGCGGATCAACTGGCGTTTGAAGCAGAAGCTGTGGATGCCGCCGATACCGTCTTCGATGTCGTGGCGATTCCCGCCGAAACGCCGCTGATCGTGCGCGGGCGGGCCAAAGGCAAGCGAGTAATTACCGGGCTTGAAGTGATCGCGATCCAGGCGTTGGAGCAATTTGTGCTGTACACCGGCGTGCGGCCAACGGATGAACAGTTTCAGGCCGCAGTGGCCTTCGCCCGAAATTAACGCCTGCGCAGATCCAAATGTGGGAGCGGGCTTGCTCGCGAAGGCGGTGGTTCAGTGGGCACATTCGTCGACTGACACACCGTATTCGCGAGCAAGCCCGCTCCCACATTGTTGATCGAGTTATGCCTGTTCCAGGTGTGCCAGGCGTTCTTCAAGCGCTGCGATTCGGGATTCAAGCTCTTCGATACGATCCAGAGAAACCGCCCCCGTTGACCGCTCCACCGGATTCCCCCGTGCCGCCAGAATCACCTCGATATCCGCCGGGTCCCCCAGCGCATGGGTATAACGGTCTTCGCGCTGCCCGGCCTGACGCGGCACCAGCACCGCCAGCCCGCGCGCGATCAAACGCTCCAGCTGGTGTACGACTTGCTCGGCGTCTTCAAAATCATGCATGCGTCCGCTGCGAGTCAGCAATTCATTGACCGTCTGTGGCCCGCGCAGAAACAGCAGCCCGATCAGGATCACCTGGGCCGGCACCAGCTCCAGCGCCTTGTCCACGCGATGTTCCCAGCGGTCGGCGCGGCTCCCCATCACCAGGCGGGTAAAACCCTGGCCTTCCAGCGCGCGCAGGCTTTGGCCGACCTGGCCCTGGCTGAGGTTCGTCACCGGTTCGCGGCTGGTCTTCTGGTTGCACGCCAGCACCAGGGCGTTAAGGGTCAGCGGGTAGGTTTCCGGGTTGGTCGCCTGTTTCTCGATCAGGCAGCCCAGGATGCGGATTTCCGTGCTGGTCAGGCGCGGCTCAGGGGTCTCGGTGTCGTGCTCGGCGGTCATCGCGCTTTCCCTATGCAGTGAACCCACTAGCCTAATCCTGAAAAAATAAAAGACAAGCGGCACGCGCGGCTGGCATGTCTATAATCGCCGCTGGTTCCAAACCCTGCCATTACCGTGAGACTCTCATGACTATTTCCCTGTACGCCGCCTCCATCCCGGTCTTCAAGCAAATGCTCAACGCCCTGAGCGATGTGCTGAACAAAGCCGAAGCCCACGCCACCGCCAAGAACATCGAGCCAAACGCCTTGCTGCAGGCGCGTTTGTTTCCGGACATGTTCCAGCTGGTGCGCCAGGTCCAGATCGCTGTCGACTTCGCCAAAGGCGTTTCCGCGCGTCTGGCCGAGATCGAAGTGCCGAAATACGAAGACAGCGAAGTGACCTTCGCCGACCTGCAAGCACTGATCGCCAAGGTGCTGGCATTTGTCGACACCATCAAGCCTGAGCAAATCGACGGCAAGGAAGGCATCGAGATCATCACCCGCCCAGGCACGCCGAAAGAAAAGCGCTTCAGCGGCCAGTCCTACCTGCTGACCTACGGCCTGCCGCAGTTCTTCTTCCACGTCACTACCGCTTACGCTTTGCTGCGTCACAACGGTGTGGAAGTGGGCAAGCGTGATTACATGGGCGCTTTCTAAGCCCATAAAAAAGCCCGGGGTTGTTCTTGATCGAACGCCCCGGGCTTTTTCATGCCTGACGGTTAAGCCAATTGCTCATCCTTGCCCAGGCACGCCGCAGCGGTAAACAGCACATCGGTGGACGAGTTGAGCGCGGTTTCCGCCGAATCCTGCAGCACGCCGATGATGAAACCGACGGCCACCACCTGCATGGCGACTTCGCTGGGAATACCAAACAGGCTGCACGCCAGTGGAATCAACAGCAGCGAGCCACCGGCCACACCCGACGCCCCACACGCACAGATCGCCGCGACTACGCTGAGCAGCACGGCGGTCGGCAGGTCGACGGCAATGCCGAGGGTGTGAACCGCTGCGAGTGTCAGCACGGTGATGGTAATTGCCGCACCGGCCATATTGATGGTGGCGCCCAGCGGAATCGACACCGAGTAGGTGTCTTCATGCAGGCCCAGGCGTTTACTCAGCGCCAGGTTCACCGGAATATTTGCCGCCGAACTGCGGGTGAAGAAAGCAGTAATGCCGCTCTCACGCAGGCACATCAGCACCAGCGGGTACGGGTTGCGGCGCAGTTTCCAGAACACGATGGCCGGGTTCACTACCAGCGCCACGAACAGCATGCAGCCGATCAGCACCATCAGCAGGTGAACGTAGCCGAGCAGGGCGCCGAAGCCCGAAGTGGCCAAGGTTGAGGCCACGAGGCCGAAGATGCCAAGCGGTGCGAAGCGAATCACCATGCGCACGATCAGTGTCACGCCGTTGGACAAATCCTCCAGCACGGTGCGGGTGGTTTCACCCGCGTGACGAATCGCGATGCCCATGCCGATGGCCCAGGCCAAAATGCCGATGAAGTTGGCGTTCATCAGTGCGCTGACCGGGTTATCCACCACACTGAGCAACAGGCTTTGCAGCACCTCGCCGATGCCGCCGGGCGCACTGACGCTGGCATCGTGGGTGGCGAGCACCAGCATCGAGGGGAACAACGTGCTGGCAATCACTGCGACCACGGCGGCAGCGAATGTGCCTAGCAGGTACAGAAACAGGATCGGCTTGATATGGGTTTCCTGGCCGTGTTTATGACTGGCAATCGATGCCATCACCAACACGAAGACCAGAATCGGCGCCACGGCCTTGAGCGCGGCGACAAACACCTTGCCGATAAAACCGGTGGCCTTGGCCGCCTCTGGCGCGAACAACGCGAGAAGGATGCCGGCGACCAGGCCGAGGATGATTTGCGTGACCAGGCTGACGCGAGCCAGTCGTTGCAGGAGGGAAGGGGCAGCAGTCATAAACACATGTCTCTATTTTTTTGAAGGCACAGCGGCGCACGCATAACGGGCTGTAGGACGCGGGGCGCGGGGCGCGGAGTCTAGCACGCTGTACAAAGTGTTCCGTGCGATGCGGCATTCGGTCACCCGCGCCTGCGGGCCTTGGCCAAATCCCGACATACTCTGTTAACATTCTCGCCTCTCACCTTTCCTATCCGTCAGCGAGCCCCTCGGGCTGTCGTTGATGTCGTCGTTTCTGGAGTTTTCATGCTGTTTCCCATCCTGCTGCTGTCGGCCGCCGGCTTCACCGTGCTGACCACAGAATTCATTATCGTCGGCCTGTTGCCGTCCATTGCCCGGGACTTGGATGTCACCGTGTCCCAGGCCGGGCTGCTGGTGACCTTGTTTGCCTTTACCGTGGCGGCGTTTGGCCCGTTTCTCACGGCGTACTTCGCGCGCTTCGGGCGCAAGCGTTTGTTCATCAGCATTCTGATCATGTTTGGCGTGGCCAATACGGTGGCCGCGCTGGCGCCGAATATTTGGGTGATGGCAGTGGCACGGTTGATCCCCGCGTTGGGGCTGCCGGTGTTCTGGGCCTTGGCCAGTGAAACCGCAGTGGATATCGTTGGCCCTGAATACGCCGGGCGCGCCATCGAAAAGATTGGCTTTGGCATCGTCTGCGCCACCGTGTTCGGCATTCCAGTGGGCACATTGATTTCGGACATGTTCGGCTGGCGCACTGCGTTCGCGATCCTCGCCGTGGTGGCGTTGGCCAAGGCGTTGCTGCTGTTTATCTACCTGCCGGTGACTAAGCCGAAGAACGATCAAGTCACCCTGCGCTCGCAGTTCAAGATCCTGCGCAACCCGGTGATGCAAGGCCATATTCTGCTGTCGATCCTGGTGTTCAGCGGCATGTTCACCGCTTACACCTACCTGGCCGACATCCTCGAGCGCCTGGCCGGGTTCGACGGCACCCTGGTGGGCTGGTGCCTGATGGGCTTTGGCGCGGTCGGCCTGCTCGGCAACTCCCTGGGCGGGCGCGCAGTGGATCGCCACCCCTTGATCGCCTCCATGGTGTTCTGCGGGTTCATGATCGCAGGCATGGTGGCCTTGGTTCCGGCAATTCACTCAACGATTGGCCTGGCGGCGGCGATGGCCGTGTGGGGCGTGACCCAGGCGGCGATGTTCCTGGTCAGCCATGTGCGGTTGATGAAGGCCGCGCCCCATGCCCCGGCGTTTGCCGCGTCGTTGAATATTGCTGGCGCCAACCTTGGGATCGGCTTGGGCGCAATGGTCGGCGGGCATGTGATCGACACCCTCGGCCTTGGCAGCCTGGGTTTTGCGGCGTCCGGTTTTATCCTGGTGTCGATCTTGCTGGCGCTGTGGCTGATGACCGCCAGGCAACCGGTCGCATCCCACGCCTGAACCCTCAGGGCAGGGCGGTAAACAGCTCGCGCCTTGCCCCTTCGGTAATCGCCACAATGCCGGGGTGCTTGATTTTGCGTTCCACCGAGATCGCGTAAAACGACTCGGTGACCGCATCGGTCTGGCCCATCAGTGCCACGCCATACTGGCGCACCACCTCATCGGCAATCACGCTGGGGGCAATAAAAATGCCGCTGCCGGATTGCCCGAATGCCTGCATCAAGGCGCTGTCGTCGAACTCGCCGATGATCTTCGGTTGGATCTTCTGCTCGGCAAACCAGCGCTGCAAGCGGCTGCGCACCACCGTCTCGGCGCCCGGAATCAACAGCGGTGCGCCCTGCAAGCATTGTGGGAAATCGCCGCCATACCTGTCAGCCAATGCCTGGGTGGCGAAAAAACTGATACCGCATTCACCCAGCTTCTGGCTGTAGCCCTTGATGTCCAGGTGTGTGGGCATGGGGCTGTCGGAAATCACCAAGTCCAGGCGCTGGATCGCCAGGTCGGCCAGCAGGCGGTCGAGTTTATCTTCGCGGCAGGTGATGCGGATCGGTTCGCTCAGCTCCATGGTCGGCGCGATCAGCCGGTACACGATGGATTTAGGCACCACGTCCGCGACGCCGACCCGGAACAGGATCTGCTGTTCGTTTGGCTCTGCGCGCAGCAACGCCTCCAGCTCATTACCGGTCTGGAACATCTGCTCGGCGTAGGGCAGGGCGCGGCGCCCGGCCTCAGTCAGTTCCAACTGGCGCCCGACGCGTTGAAACAGCCCGATACCAAAGGTTTGCTCAAGCAGACTGATCTGACCGCTGATGGTCTGCGGCGTGAGGTTCAATTGCTCACAGGCGCGCACGATGCTGCCGGTCTTGGCCACTACCCAGAAGTAATGCAGTTGTCGGTAATTGAGCATCACGGTCTACACTTCGTAAAAAACGAAGTATACGTCAGAAAAATACGAATTTTCCTGAACTGTTCGCCTGCATAGAATGCCTCGCTATCGAGGGGCCACTATTTGGACCCGCTGGTTCTAACGAGGAATACATCATGAAACTCAATTCCCTGGGCGCCGCGTCATTGCTTGCGCTTTCATTGATAGTGGTCAGCGGCTGTGATCAGGTGGAAAAAAGCGCCCAGCAAGTGCTCGGCAAGGCCACTGATTCCGCCAAGCAAGCCATCGATGACACCCATAAGGCCGCCGAGCAGGCATTGAGTGAAGCGACACAAGGCTTGATCAGCCCGCAAAAAAAGGATGATCAGGAAGAAAAAGAACCCGAATCGAACAGCAAAGAAGCCTAACTTCCCAGCACAACGTCAGGACTGACCTATGGATTACCTTTTACAACTGGCCGCCAGCCCCACCGCCTGGGTCGCACTGGCCACCTTGATCGTGATGGAAATCGTGCTGGGCATCGACAACCTGATCTTTATCTCGATTCTCACCAACAAATTACCCGAGAAGCATCGGGCCAAGGCACGCCGCATTGGTATCAGCATGGCGTTGGTATTGCGCCTGGGCCTGTTGAGTACCATCGCGTTTATCGTGCAGTTGACGGCACCGGTGTTCGAAATCTTCGGCCAGGCGTTTTCGTGGAAGGACATGATCCTGATCGCCGGTGGCCTGTTCCTGGTGTGGAAGGCGACCACCGAAATCCATCACAGCATGGACCCCGAGCCAGAGGCGAAAGAAACCGTCAGCAATGCCGTGACCATTGGCTTCGCCGCGGCCATCGGCCAGATCCTGCTGCTCGACCTGGTGTTCTCCATCGACAGCATCATCACCGCCGTGGGCATGACCGAGCACTTGCCGATCATGATCATTGCTGTGGTGGTTTCGGTGATCGTGATGCTGGTGGCGGCTGAACCGTTGGCCAAGTTCATCAACGACAACCCGACCGTGGTCATGCTGGCTCTGGGCTTTTTGATCATGATCGGCATGACGCTGATCGCCGAAGGCTTCGGCGCCCATGTGCCAAAAGGCTACGTGTATGCGGCCATGGCGTTCTCGGCAGCGATTGAGTGCTTGAACATCGCACGACGCAATCGCCACCAGCGTTTGCTCGCCGCGAGGCAGTAACGCCAGAAACACAAAAAGCCGGCTGAGCTCACAAGTGCCCAGCCGGCTTTTTGCTGTCTGATAGAATCTGCGCACTTGTTACCTTGAGGTCCACCATGAACGAGCCGATTCGCCTCACCCAGTACAGCCACGGCGCGGGTTGCGGCTGCAAGATTTCACCGCAAGTGCTGGAAGTGATTCTTGCCGGCAGCGGCGCACAGAACCTCGACCCCAACCTGTGGGTCGGCAACGCCTCACGCGACGACGCGGCGGTGTACGCCATCGATGACGAGCGCGGCGTGGTCTCCACCACCGATTTTTTCATGCCGATTGTCGATGATCCCTTCGACTTCGGCCGTATTGCCGCCACCAACGCAATCAGCGACATCTACGCCATGGGCGGCGACCCGTTGATGGCCATCGCCATTCTGGGTTGGCCAGTGAATGTACTGGCGCCGGAAGTTGCCCGCGAAGTCATCCGTGGCGGCCGTTCGGTGTGCGACGCCGCCGGCATTCCGTTGGCCGGTGGGCACTCCATTGATGCGCCAGAGCCGATCTTTGGTCTGGCCGTCACCGGCATCGTGCAAAAACGCCACATGAAGCGTAACGACACCGCTACTGCCGGCTGCAAGCTGTACCTGACCAAGCCTATGGGCATCGGTATCCTCACCACTGCCGAGAAGAAGGGCAAACTGCGCGAAGCGGATATCGGCCTGGCCCGTGACTGGATGTGCACGCTCAACAAACCTGGTAGTCGTTTCGGCAAGTTGGCCGGCGTAACCGCCATGACCGATGTCACTGGTTTCGGTCTGTTGGGGCACCTAGTGGAAATGGCTGACGGCAGTGGTCTCACGGCGCGCATCGAATACCAAAAGGTCCCACGCCTGGCCGGGATCGAGGACTACCTCGATCAAGGCTGTATGCCCGGTGGCACCTTGCGTAACTTCGACAGTTATTCGAGCAAGCTCGGGCGCCTGCAAGAACTGCACAAGCGCGTGCTCTGTGACCCGCAAACCAGCGGCGGCCTGCTGATCGCCGTTACCCCCGAAGGCGACGCCGAATTCCACACCGTGGCCGCCGAACTGGACCTGAGCCTTGAGCCCATCGGCGAACTGGTTGAGCGACAGACCCACGCGGTAGAGGTGTTTTGATGGCAACTGACATCACCGACTACCGCGACATCTTCCTCAACGACCGGCCGATGATGGATACCCGCGCGCCGATCGAGTTCACCAAAGGCGCATTCCCCGGTGTGGTCAACCTGCCGCTGATGACCGACGACGAGCGCCAGCGGGTCGGTACCTGTTACAAACAGCAAGGCCAGCAAGCCGCTATCGTGCTGGGGCATGAACTGGTGTCCGGCGCGATCAAGGCCGAGCGTATTGAACAGTGGGCGCAGTTTGCCGAGGCCCACCCTGAGGGCTACTTGTACTGCTTCCGCGGTGGGCTGCGTTCGCAGATCGTGCAGCAATGGTTGAAGACCGAAGCCGGTATCGAGTACCCGCGAGTCGGCGGTGGCTACAAGGCCATGCGTACTTTCCTGCTGGAAACGCTGGAGCAGGCGACTGCGCAGTGTGATTTTGTGCTGCTTGGCGGCATGACCGGCACCGGCAAGACCGAAGTGCTCGGCCAATTGCGCAACGCATTGGACCTGGAAGGCCACGCCAACCATCGCGGCTCCAGCTTTGGCAAGCGCGCCACCGCGCAGCCGTCCAACATCGACTTCGAAAACCGTTTGGCTGTGGACCTGCTAAAAAAACGCGCGGGTGGTATCGAGCAATTC encodes:
- a CDS encoding shikimate 5-dehydrogenase, whose product is MQMHPNKDTQLCMSLSARPGNFGLRFHNHLYEQLGLNFYYKAFSSQDLPGAIGGIRALGVRGCGVSMPFKEASIALVDELDDSVKAIASLNTIVNTNGHLKAYNTDYIAVEQLLKKHAVPKQSTFALRGSGGMAKAVASALRDGGYAHGVIVARNEVAGRALAHSLGYEWQAELGDLRPQMLVNVTPIGMTGGAEADQLAFEAEAVDAADTVFDVVAIPAETPLIVRGRAKGKRVITGLEVIAIQALEQFVLYTGVRPTDEQFQAAVAFARN
- a CDS encoding YceH family protein, which codes for MTAEHDTETPEPRLTSTEIRILGCLIEKQATNPETYPLTLNALVLACNQKTSREPVTNLSQGQVGQSLRALEGQGFTRLVMGSRADRWEHRVDKALELVPAQVILIGLLFLRGPQTVNELLTRSGRMHDFEDAEQVVHQLERLIARGLAVLVPRQAGQREDRYTHALGDPADIEVILAARGNPVERSTGAVSLDRIEELESRIAALEERLAHLEQA
- a CDS encoding DUF1993 family protein — translated: MTISLYAASIPVFKQMLNALSDVLNKAEAHATAKNIEPNALLQARLFPDMFQLVRQVQIAVDFAKGVSARLAEIEVPKYEDSEVTFADLQALIAKVLAFVDTIKPEQIDGKEGIEIITRPGTPKEKRFSGQSYLLTYGLPQFFFHVTTAYALLRHNGVEVGKRDYMGAF
- the sstT gene encoding serine/threonine transporter SstT translates to MTAAPSLLQRLARVSLVTQIILGLVAGILLALFAPEAAKATGFIGKVFVAALKAVAPILVFVLVMASIASHKHGQETHIKPILFLYLLGTFAAAVVAVIASTLFPSMLVLATHDASVSAPGGIGEVLQSLLLSVVDNPVSALMNANFIGILAWAIGMGIAIRHAGETTRTVLEDLSNGVTLIVRMVIRFAPLGIFGLVASTLATSGFGALLGYVHLLMVLIGCMLFVALVVNPAIVFWKLRRNPYPLVLMCLRESGITAFFTRSSAANIPVNLALSKRLGLHEDTYSVSIPLGATINMAGAAITITVLTLAAVHTLGIAVDLPTAVLLSVVAAICACGASGVAGGSLLLIPLACSLFGIPSEVAMQVVAVGFIIGVLQDSAETALNSSTDVLFTAAACLGKDEQLA
- a CDS encoding MFS transporter, whose amino-acid sequence is MLFPILLLSAAGFTVLTTEFIIVGLLPSIARDLDVTVSQAGLLVTLFAFTVAAFGPFLTAYFARFGRKRLFISILIMFGVANTVAALAPNIWVMAVARLIPALGLPVFWALASETAVDIVGPEYAGRAIEKIGFGIVCATVFGIPVGTLISDMFGWRTAFAILAVVALAKALLLFIYLPVTKPKNDQVTLRSQFKILRNPVMQGHILLSILVFSGMFTAYTYLADILERLAGFDGTLVGWCLMGFGAVGLLGNSLGGRAVDRHPLIASMVFCGFMIAGMVALVPAIHSTIGLAAAMAVWGVTQAAMFLVSHVRLMKAAPHAPAFAASLNIAGANLGIGLGAMVGGHVIDTLGLGSLGFAASGFILVSILLALWLMTARQPVASHA
- the nhaR gene encoding transcriptional activator NhaR gives rise to the protein MLNYRQLHYFWVVAKTGSIVRACEQLNLTPQTISGQISLLEQTFGIGLFQRVGRQLELTEAGRRALPYAEQMFQTGNELEALLRAEPNEQQILFRVGVADVVPKSIVYRLIAPTMELSEPIRITCREDKLDRLLADLAIQRLDLVISDSPMPTHLDIKGYSQKLGECGISFFATQALADRYGGDFPQCLQGAPLLIPGAETVVRSRLQRWFAEQKIQPKIIGEFDDSALMQAFGQSGSGIFIAPSVIADEVVRQYGVALMGQTDAVTESFYAISVERKIKHPGIVAITEGARRELFTALP
- a CDS encoding TerC family protein translates to MDYLLQLAASPTAWVALATLIVMEIVLGIDNLIFISILTNKLPEKHRAKARRIGISMALVLRLGLLSTIAFIVQLTAPVFEIFGQAFSWKDMILIAGGLFLVWKATTEIHHSMDPEPEAKETVSNAVTIGFAAAIGQILLLDLVFSIDSIITAVGMTEHLPIMIIAVVVSVIVMLVAAEPLAKFINDNPTVVMLALGFLIMIGMTLIAEGFGAHVPKGYVYAAMAFSAAIECLNIARRNRHQRLLAARQ
- the selD gene encoding selenide, water dikinase SelD — translated: MNEPIRLTQYSHGAGCGCKISPQVLEVILAGSGAQNLDPNLWVGNASRDDAAVYAIDDERGVVSTTDFFMPIVDDPFDFGRIAATNAISDIYAMGGDPLMAIAILGWPVNVLAPEVAREVIRGGRSVCDAAGIPLAGGHSIDAPEPIFGLAVTGIVQKRHMKRNDTATAGCKLYLTKPMGIGILTTAEKKGKLREADIGLARDWMCTLNKPGSRFGKLAGVTAMTDVTGFGLLGHLVEMADGSGLTARIEYQKVPRLAGIEDYLDQGCMPGGTLRNFDSYSSKLGRLQELHKRVLCDPQTSGGLLIAVTPEGDAEFHTVAAELDLSLEPIGELVERQTHAVEVF
- the mnmH gene encoding tRNA 2-selenouridine(34) synthase MnmH, coding for MATDITDYRDIFLNDRPMMDTRAPIEFTKGAFPGVVNLPLMTDDERQRVGTCYKQQGQQAAIVLGHELVSGAIKAERIEQWAQFAEAHPEGYLYCFRGGLRSQIVQQWLKTEAGIEYPRVGGGYKAMRTFLLETLEQATAQCDFVLLGGMTGTGKTEVLGQLRNALDLEGHANHRGSSFGKRATAQPSNIDFENRLAVDLLKKRAGGIEQFVVEDESRMIGSCALPLPLHQSMQTFSMVWLEDSVEGRVERILRDYVVDLCAEFIQVFGESGQALFAERLTQSLANIHKRLGGERFQRLQAILQDALAEQARSGAVDLHRVWIEGLLREYYDPMYAFQRERKGARIEFAGEQGAVVEYLRERSGKAE